In Halobacillus amylolyticus, the following proteins share a genomic window:
- a CDS encoding nucleotidyltransferase substrate binding protein produces the protein MKTELERAGVIRFFEVTIELAWKVQKDYLESEGHLVRSPRATIKQSYQDGLIEDGHTWMDALDKRNSTTHTYDEVLAEKLVNEIIQRFLPAFKQLYITLREKL, from the coding sequence ATTAAAACAGAATTGGAGAGAGCAGGAGTCATTCGATTTTTTGAAGTGACGATTGAATTGGCGTGGAAGGTGCAAAAAGACTATCTGGAATCAGAAGGGCATCTCGTTAGAAGTCCAAGAGCAACGATCAAACAATCCTATCAAGATGGTTTGATTGAAGATGGTCACACTTGGATGGATGCATTAGATAAAAGAAATTCAACAACACATACGTATGATGAGGTGTTGGCTGAGAAACTAGTTAATGAAATCATACAAAGGTTTCTCCCCGCCTTTAAACAATTATATATAACTCTGCGGGAGAAACTTTAG
- a CDS encoding nucleotidyltransferase family protein, whose translation MYGLLERDLDYMMQAFKSLTEIETVRLFGSRAMGNYKKGSDIDLAVFWAHVTSRTIFKLTELLEEVYPLPYFFDIVHYESITNAKFKECIDQQGVDLFKRV comes from the coding sequence ATGTATGGGTTACTGGAAAGAGACCTGGATTATATGATGCAAGCTTTTAAAAGTCTTACGGAAATTGAGACGGTTCGTTTATTTGGAAGTCGGGCCATGGGAAATTACAAAAAGGGATCAGATATAGATCTAGCTGTTTTTTGGGCCCATGTAACCAGTCGTACTATTTTTAAGCTGACTGAGTTATTAGAAGAAGTGTATCCTCTCCCTTATTTTTTTGATATTGTTCATTATGAATCGATAACAAATGCAAAGTTTAAGGAGTGTATAGATCAACAAGGGGTAGATCTATTCAAACGTGTATAA
- a CDS encoding TetR/AcrR family transcriptional regulator: MGRNSRKVEILHAASKIVSDKGIFNLTLEAVAEQAGISKGGLLYHFPSKEALVKGMVEHLASNYQEKISHNAELDPIEKGKWTRSFLNVTFNQSYENKDMNAGLLAAKAVNSDLLHPIREAYSNWQHEIENDGLDPIKATIIRLAIDGIWLSELFDIYQIEEDKKDEVYRRLKSWAEEE; this comes from the coding sequence ATGGGCAGAAATTCTAGGAAAGTAGAAATTCTTCATGCTGCATCTAAAATTGTTAGTGATAAGGGTATTTTTAATTTAACCTTAGAAGCGGTAGCCGAACAGGCGGGAATTAGTAAAGGCGGCTTGCTCTATCATTTTCCATCGAAGGAAGCGTTAGTTAAGGGAATGGTGGAACATTTAGCTAGTAATTATCAAGAGAAGATCAGTCATAATGCTGAATTAGATCCAATTGAAAAAGGAAAATGGACACGCTCCTTTTTGAATGTAACGTTTAATCAAAGTTATGAAAATAAGGATATGAACGCTGGGTTACTTGCTGCTAAAGCGGTAAACTCGGATTTGCTTCATCCAATTCGTGAGGCCTATTCGAATTGGCAGCATGAAATTGAGAATGACGGATTAGACCCCATTAAAGCAACGATTATTCGTTTAGCCATTGACGGGATTTGGCTATCTGAACTGTTTGATATTTATCAGATTGAAGAGGATAAGAAAGATGAAGTGTACAGAAGATTGAAATCATGGGCAGAAGAGGAATGA